The Megalobrama amblycephala isolate DHTTF-2021 linkage group LG7, ASM1881202v1, whole genome shotgun sequence genome window below encodes:
- the LOC125271804 gene encoding uncharacterized protein LOC125271804 isoform X2: MKSVLSVKMLAALALVLLVSSVTEGRILSKCELKDKLKAALGGNQGGNVPGGNDTPGVGRTTPGVEDVTGAGSGSVDEPGNVDEPENVAAPESVDVSESVDVPESVDVSESVDVPENVASPENLDEPENEIVDLGLIAKIVCFVERVSKFNTNLVTPIRGDVRPPAGPPPRPEQRPNGRPGGRPSQGRPGGRGKRSPGGGRDRNPPSFFDDSSEEDSRESSERSARVPTKLYGIFQLSDRVACSSGPGQSLNICRMDCRALIDDDIRDDIACLQTLLDSVNNAVAPAPRDKKKHPLFVKECLNVNPLQYFAECV, translated from the exons ATGAAGAGCGTTCTCTCAGTGAAGATGTTGGCGGCGTTGGCTCTGGTTCTACTGGTGTCCAGTGTGACTGAGGGACGGATTCTCAGTAAGTGTGAGCTGAAGGACAAGCTCAAGGCGGCTCTGGGAGGAAATCAGGGAGGAAATGTTCCTGGAGGAAATGACACTCCTGGGGTTGGAAGGACAACTCCTGGGGTTGAAGATGTGACCGGAGCTGGGTCTGGAAGTGTGGATGAGCCTGGAAATGTGGATGAGCCTGAAAATGTTGCTGCGCCTGAAAGTGTGGATGTGTCTGAAAGTGTGGATGTACCTGAAAGTGTGGATGTGTCTGAAAGTGTGGATGTGCCTGAAAATGTGGCTTCACCTGAAAATCTGGATGAGCCTGAAAATGAGATTGTAGATTTGGGCCTCATCGCCAAAA TCGTCTGCTTTGTGGAGCGTGTGTCAAAGTTCAACACCAACCTGGTCACCCCCATCCGAGGTGATGTCAGACCTCCAGCAGGACCCCCTCCCAGACCAGAACAACGACCCAATGGAAGACCAGGGGGAAGACCTAGTCAGGGCCGTCCCGGTGGAAGAGGAAAGAGATCCCCTGGTGGGGGACGTGACAGGAACCCACCTAGCTTTTTTGATGACAGTTCAGAGGAGGATTCCAGAGAAAGCTCAGAACGTTCCGCTCGTGTTCCCACAAAACTGTATGGAATCTTCCAGCTGAGCGATCGTGTGGCATGCAGTTCCGGACCCGGCCAGAGTCTGAACATCTGCCGCATGGACTGCAGAG CTCTGATTGATGATGACATCAGGGATGACATCGCCTGTCTGCAGACCCTGTTGGACAGCGTGAACAATGC TGTTGCTCCAGCTCCTCGGGACAAGAA GAAGCACCCGCTGTTCGTGAAGGAGTGCCTCAATGTCAATCCTTTGCAGTACTTTGCTGAGTGTGTCTAA
- the LOC125271804 gene encoding uncharacterized protein LOC125271804 isoform X1, with translation MKSVLSVKMLAALALVLLVSSVTEGRILSKCELKDKLKAALGGNQGGNVPGGNDTPGVGRTTPGVEDVTGAGSGSVDEPGNVDEPENVAAPESVDVSESVDVPESVDVSESVDVPENVASPENLDEPENEIVDLGLIAKIVCFVERVSKFNTNLVTPIRGDVRPPAGPPPRPEQRPNGRPGGRPSQGRPGGRGKRSPGGGRDRNPPSFFDDSSEEDSRESSERSARVPTKLYGIFQLSDRVACSSGPGQSLNICRMDCRALIDDDIRDDIACLQTLLDSVNNAVAPAPRHNHVAPAPRDKKKHPLFVKECLNVNPLQYFAECV, from the exons ATGAAGAGCGTTCTCTCAGTGAAGATGTTGGCGGCGTTGGCTCTGGTTCTACTGGTGTCCAGTGTGACTGAGGGACGGATTCTCAGTAAGTGTGAGCTGAAGGACAAGCTCAAGGCGGCTCTGGGAGGAAATCAGGGAGGAAATGTTCCTGGAGGAAATGACACTCCTGGGGTTGGAAGGACAACTCCTGGGGTTGAAGATGTGACCGGAGCTGGGTCTGGAAGTGTGGATGAGCCTGGAAATGTGGATGAGCCTGAAAATGTTGCTGCGCCTGAAAGTGTGGATGTGTCTGAAAGTGTGGATGTACCTGAAAGTGTGGATGTGTCTGAAAGTGTGGATGTGCCTGAAAATGTGGCTTCACCTGAAAATCTGGATGAGCCTGAAAATGAGATTGTAGATTTGGGCCTCATCGCCAAAA TCGTCTGCTTTGTGGAGCGTGTGTCAAAGTTCAACACCAACCTGGTCACCCCCATCCGAGGTGATGTCAGACCTCCAGCAGGACCCCCTCCCAGACCAGAACAACGACCCAATGGAAGACCAGGGGGAAGACCTAGTCAGGGCCGTCCCGGTGGAAGAGGAAAGAGATCCCCTGGTGGGGGACGTGACAGGAACCCACCTAGCTTTTTTGATGACAGTTCAGAGGAGGATTCCAGAGAAAGCTCAGAACGTTCCGCTCGTGTTCCCACAAAACTGTATGGAATCTTCCAGCTGAGCGATCGTGTGGCATGCAGTTCCGGACCCGGCCAGAGTCTGAACATCTGCCGCATGGACTGCAGAG CTCTGATTGATGATGACATCAGGGATGACATCGCCTGTCTGCAGACCCTGTTGGACAGCGTGAACAATGC TGTTGCTCCAGCTCCTCGGCACAACCA TGTTGCTCCAGCTCCTCGGGACAAGAA GAAGCACCCGCTGTTCGTGAAGGAGTGCCTCAATGTCAATCCTTTGCAGTACTTTGCTGAGTGTGTCTAA